The following DNA comes from Halobacillus litoralis.
GGATTGATTTAGAAGAACACGTCCATAACCATGAAGGAGAAGAAGGCAATCATGAGGACGACGCACACGCTCATGAAGATGAGGGCAACCATGAAGAAGAACATGAGGGACATGATCATGGGAATCAAGATCCGCACGTCTGGCTTGACCCTATCCGCTCAATCCAACTAGCTGAGAATGTCAAAGATACCCTTGTGGAGCTTGAACCTGAACAAGAAGAGACATTCAACAAAAACTTTGAAAAGCTTAAAGAAAAGCTAAAAAATTTAGATCAAGAGTACCATGCACAACTGGAAAGTTTACCTAAGAATAAGATCATCGTCTCGCATTCCGCTTATGGATACTGGGAGCAAGCTTATGGAATTGAACAAATCGCCGTTTCTGGCTTGAGCCCCACCAATGAACCATCACAGAAAGAACTGCAAACAATCATAGAGAAAGCTGAACAGCACAATTTGAATCATGTTTTTTTTGAACAGAACGTAACACCTAAAGTTGCCGATGTAGTTAGGAAAGAAATAGGGGCAGAAACCTTACGTATTCATAACTTGTCTGTGTTGACAGAGGAAGATATTAATAATGAAGAGGATTACTTCACGCTTATGGAGTATAATTTAGATCAATTAACAACAGCCTTAGCCGGGTCATCCCCCTAATAGAGATGGTAATGCCCCGCATCAGTAGGTTTAATGCTATGATCACTAAATCCAATATAATTGCGCATGGAAATCAACCAGTCCTGATAGATATTTTAAAAACATCGATCTTGGTAACAAAAGTGTACAAATAGTATAAGGAGAGAAAGCAATTATATTAAAACCTTAATATAATTGCTCTCCTCATGAAAAAAGTGTCTGTACTCCCGCAAGAGAGTCAGACACTTTTTTATCGTCTAGGTAATTATAAACATTAAACTATGAGTAACTTATCATCGTGCCTGGGCGCTTACTCACTTGGTTTCACTTCTTCGGCCAGATGAAGTGGCTGATGGCGATTAAAAAATCGATCCCCAGGACTAGTGTCCAAAGTTTGAGCACGCTTGATAACGCTTCTGTCCGTACAGGGTCATCAATAAGAAAAATCATGCTGGCAAGAAAGGCGGCCCCGATCACATAGGCAACAACATGACGCACCCAGCCTTTAAAGTAGTGCTTGGCATGGGAGATGCCAGAAAGTTTTTCAGGACGCGGGCCCTGTTTTGTTATGTAATACTGAAACCTTACATCTGCCCACTCAATCATGCTCTTTCCGAATGCTACGGAGACTCCGATATATATAGCTGCAATTGCGTGGGCCATTGTGGCTGTCGCCCCGTTCCCCAAGTCTACACTCGTCGTCACTAATAAAATCAGATCAATCACGGGAGTCAATGCTAACAGGAATAGCCCCAGCTTTTTCCGTTTGAAAATATAACGTGTGACGAGTCCTGCAGCAATCACTACCCAAAACCCGATCTCACTTGCGACAATCATCCAGGCAACAAAATCCATCTTTCCACCCCATTCTAAATCAACTATATTCAAGTTTAGATATATGCTGGATTACTTTCAAGATGAATACGTATCAACTTAGTTAACAGTTTCAAAGGTAATGAGAATCAGACTAAGTTTCCTTATGAATTTTTCCTCATGCCGCGCCAAATGAAGGAACTCAGCATGTAAACTTCTAAGTGCGAGGCCTTGCAACCAGCGCGTTCTTTACTATTTCACTAAAATCCGGCGATAATGGAGTATAAACCGAGAAAGGTGATCGCTGATATGAATTTTGCAGACAAATTAAAACAGAACAGAAAAAACAAAGGCTGGTCTCAGGAAGAATTAGCGGAAAAATTATTCGTGAGCCGGCAGTCTGTTTCCAAATGGGAAAACGGGCAAAATTATCCGAGTATTGAAATCATCATTCATTTAAGTGATCTGCTCGGTGTAACCATTGATGAATTATTGAGGAGTGATGAAGAATTGAAGGAAAAGGTGATTAACGACAGCAAGCAGTTGGCCCACCCAAGGCTCAAGGCGTTCTTTGATGTCACTTTTTTAATCGGGGTAGCACTTTTGATCGCAAAAATATCTGTTCTCATTGTGAATAGGACCACGTCGTTAGATATCCCTTTGTTCGGCGGGTCTTTTGTTTGGAACTTTGGACCTTTGGTTCTCATGGTGGCTGCAGGGCTCGGCGCAGAGTTTGTTAAAGATAAGTATATAGAAGACTGACTTTATCCTATACAAATTTGAAGGCAGTATTCGGGACAAGTCACAATTAAAGAGTCTTACCGATATTGCATATTGAGTGAAGCTTTTAGATTTGCCCAAGCTTCTAATAAATCAAGGCCCTTCAGGGGGGCCTTTTCCTATCCTAATGCGACATCCAGTGTCATCATCAAAGCAAATCCGACCATTAAACTTATTGAGGCTATCTGCACATGGCCTTTTTCCTGGGAGCCAGGGATGATTTCTTTGGCTACAACAAAAATCATAGCTCCTGCTGCAAAGCTTAAAGCGTAAGGAAGGAGGGGCTGGATGAAAATCACAGCCAGTGCTCCTGCGACAGCCGCGATGGGCTCTACCGCTCCAGAGGCCTGTCCGTAGAAGAAGCTCTTCTTCTTAGACATTCCATCCCTGCGTAATGGCAGCGAAACTGCGGTACCTTCAGGGAAGTTTTGGATCCCGATCCCGAGGGCCAAAGCGATGGCACCTGAAAGGGATCCTGTGGAAAAATCGACAGCTAAGGCACCGAAAGCGACACCAACTGCAAGACCTTCAGGTACATTGTGGAGGGTGATGGAAAAAATCAGCAGAGATGTTCTCCGTTTGGCCTTTTTATCTTTTATTTCGTGTAAGAAGTTGTCATTCTTCTCTAATACCGGCAATATTTGATCGACCATCATCAAAAACAAGCCGCCTAAAAGAAACCCTATTAAAGCAGGAAGCCATGAGGGCGTCCCGTTTGATTCAGCCATTTCAATTGCAGGGGCAAGCAGGGACCAGAAGCTGGCAGCAATCATAACTCCTCCGGAAAAAGCCAGCATCCCATCCATCGCTTTCTGGTTTTGTTTCTTTCCTATAAAGACGAGAGCTGCTCCGAGAGCTGTCATTCCCCAGGTGAAAAGGGTGGCTGCTAAGGCTTGTAGAACTGGGTTTAAATCAGTGAAAAAATCCATCATAGTGAAGGAACTCCTTTTGCATAAGCGAAATGTTTTTCCTTAGTGCAAAATTATATGCCTGTATCAAATGAATTGTCAATTGTTCTGTTTAAGTACAATTGAGGGAATATCTATTCCGAGTCTCTGTTCTTGTTGAATGAATGAAGGATGAACATAAGGATGAGATAGGCCCATAAGGCAATGACCAGTGCTCCAATGATGTTGAATTCATCGCTCAAGTATGGACTCACTAAAATCACAGCTAAAAGGTACAGGAAGCGAGCGATATCTTTATTTTTAGCTCTGCGTGAAATTCTTTTATCATCACTCAGCTGATTGCAGCCTCTCCTTTTATTCTATACTTCACTATAGTAGTACCTCCGGTGATGAAGGGGCTCAATTATGTATATCAAATAACTGATGGCTTCTTATAATCTATTGATATTGCGGATTTCTCCGGCGGTATAACCTGCCCAGGCACCGATAATCGGAGTAGCATCAAGAGGGAATTCCAATCTTACAGAGTCAAATTCCATGACCAACAACACTACTGTAATACCAATAGTTAAAACACTAATCAGTACAGTTCCCAGGGTTTTCTGTCGCTTCCAGCGCTTTTCCCCCAAATGGTCTTTATCGAAGGAAAGTACACGCTGTGTGGACTTGGTACCGATTGCGTTTCCTGTTATAAGGGTACACCATGAAGTCGCGGTAATGATCCAGAAAACCACGCAGCATAAATTAAAAATGAGGGGGGCCGTTCCGCCGTTCTCTGCATAAAAACCAAACGAAACAACTATCAGCAGCATCACTAAATTGTACAGAATTAAGTGCTTCTTTTTCAGACGCTTTATTTCCTGTATCTCCCATTTTTCTTCATCCATTTTACCCCTCCTTTACTTTTGGCTATAAAATCCCGCTTGGTTATAATTTTCAGATCCTGATAAGGGGAGTCCCTTATCTTAATTAATTAGACTTAGGTAGTGATTTTTAACATCTTGCAGGACGCTATATAGGTCAAAGGATGCTTCAACGGCAATATATAAGGCAATAATACTCGCTGATACCCCTACTATTGTGCCCCCACCTTTAAGTGAGTCTCTGTTCTTCTTATATATGAAAAACGAAATTCCTGCCACAATTAATATGTATGATAACGATATTATTAGTTTTGAAAGGATCACTTTACTATCACTTACAGCCCTCATGAAATTTTGTAATTGTTCTTCATTGTTTCGATTTGCTTCAATAATGGTTAGATCTTCTTTGTAACCAACCTTCCATAAAAATGTATTTTTCTCTTTTGTTATGGTGTACTCATAACCCATCACTTTACCATCACCAATAATGCCTGAATATTCTTGTGTGTCTTCTTCCCCCTTCGTACAAGCTGATAATAGTAAAATGAAACATAACCATACAACCTGGATATATTTTTTTATGATTTCACCTCCTTTTAATGAGGACTTTATACTGATTTACGGATAAAAACCAATGACATTTAATATAGCAGTTCCGACACACGTTACAATAATACCGGTTATAGTCGTCACAACCACGGTTTTGAGGTCTCTTGCCTCCACCCACACCGTAATTCCGATAATTATTGTAAAAAGTATACCGAAAAATAATGAAGCGACTGGATTTGTGGGGGTTATCCAATCAAACCAACTGATCGAACTCATTATTAACGCCTCCATTCAAGTTAGAATTGCTGTCACCTTGAAACAATGTTATGGCGTTCTTCATGATGCTTGATGGGATTGTGATCTATCAGCTTTTTTTATGGAAATTCGATAAGGATCGCTCCTGCCATATCACTTTCCTTTTCCTCTTTCTATCGATAGGATCCGTTCACTCTTCTGGAGTAACTCTTCATTTAATTCCTGAATGCTGGCCCAAACCCTGGATTTGTATGGGTCGTCCTCAGGAAGAGAAACGGGGTGCCAGCTTCTGTACGGCTCCAAACAGACTTTGTGAGGGGACGGATGTTGGTTTTCATCCCCTTCATATGTTGTTACTTTGTATGCCTTCCCTCCATAAAGCTGTATGATATTTCCTATGCGTATTTCACTGCCAGGTTCTTCGTGGAGTTTTGCATTCAATAGTCTTTGTAATAATTTTTTCACTACAATAAAAACCCCTTTCTCATAACGGAAACAAGTGGAAAGTTCAGAGCAGTTTTTTGTTTTTCCTTTCTCTTCCGAAGAAATGGTAAAAACTTATTTCAAACAGAATAAACGCTGCTACCAATGCTCCTATATAGGGAGACGGGGAATCAATCGCTAAGAAGATAGTTAAACACAAAGCAAATGTCAATAATCCGGTGAGTATTGAGTATTTCATATGTTTCTTACCCATCCGAAAACCCCCCTTTGTATTCATTACGTATTGATGTTTATGAAGTTTCAAAAGGATTCCGGGTTTACCGTATCAACTGTTCTCCTTTTTACGGTTAAGGAAGAGAAGGAGCTTTATGATTGAATACCCGACGACCCCACCTGTGATTACGAACACCCATTGATCCCAGTCGAATCCATCGTTGCTTATCACCTCAGCGATTGTAAGACCGACTATGATTCCAACTAATAACATGAGAGACGACCTTAGATTTGCGTTCATGACATCCACCTTATCTTTATCCAGGGCGACAACATAGCCGTCCCAGCCTTTACTATCATCCAACTCTTTGGAAATACGTTCATAGTTATAAAGCGTTGATTGTTCCGTTCGATATTTTCTCTGGACTGGATCCCTTTGTATGTATCTAAACTCCCTTACAGCACACCCTGGAAATTCCCTTGATATGTTCAGCTGATGCTCTTGTAATAGCGATCATCTTTTCATCCCTCTCGTCAATGTCTATTCCAATTATTTCAAACTAACGATGGTCCGGCAATTCTTTTGTTAAGTAAGATTCCGAATGACGCTCTGAATTTATTGCATTGCTTTCCCCATGATAATAGGGCAGACGTAATAAACTTTCCGATAATTCGAGGTTATTCAAAATCATCCGGAAATTATAACATTTCCATGAAGTCGTGAGAGAAAGAGGGCCCCTGGCTGGTTGCTTCAGCGGATATTTTAATTTTGGGATAATAGTGATAAAATGGGTGTTGGATTAAAACGAATTGGAAAGATGTGTAACCAGGTCGAATCCTGTTTTGTGAGTGTACCTCTGCGGGAGCGACTCCATCTTTCCTGCAAAAATAGGGAGTATGAAAAGGGAAATGAGTAAACAACATACGAAAACAGACGTCATTTTAATTG
Coding sequences within:
- a CDS encoding metal ABC transporter solute-binding protein, Zn/Mn family; this encodes MFKRTLGIISLAALIFVLAACSDKEDNSSENSSEDLKIFTTVYPMQFFAEQIAGDQASVESILPAGSDPHTYEPTSKKMVEIAEADAFIYNGAGLESYAKKISESIQSEDVKILEASKGIDLEEHVHNHEGEEGNHEDDAHAHEDEGNHEEEHEGHDHGNQDPHVWLDPIRSIQLAENVKDTLVELEPEQEETFNKNFEKLKEKLKNLDQEYHAQLESLPKNKIIVSHSAYGYWEQAYGIEQIAVSGLSPTNEPSQKELQTIIEKAEQHNLNHVFFEQNVTPKVADVVRKEIGAETLRIHNLSVLTEEDINNEEDYFTLMEYNLDQLTTALAGSSP
- a CDS encoding ZinT/AdcA family metal-binding protein — protein: MRNYIGFSDHSIKPTDAGHYHLY
- a CDS encoding helix-turn-helix domain-containing protein, with the translated sequence MNFADKLKQNRKNKGWSQEELAEKLFVSRQSVSKWENGQNYPSIEIIIHLSDLLGVTIDELLRSDEELKEKVINDSKQLAHPRLKAFFDVTFLIGVALLIAKISVLIVNRTTSLDIPLFGGSFVWNFGPLVLMVAAGLGAEFVKDKYIED
- a CDS encoding ZIP family metal transporter yields the protein MMDFFTDLNPVLQALAATLFTWGMTALGAALVFIGKKQNQKAMDGMLAFSGGVMIAASFWSLLAPAIEMAESNGTPSWLPALIGFLLGGLFLMMVDQILPVLEKNDNFLHEIKDKKAKRRTSLLIFSITLHNVPEGLAVGVAFGALAVDFSTGSLSGAIALALGIGIQNFPEGTAVSLPLRRDGMSKKKSFFYGQASGAVEPIAAVAGALAVIFIQPLLPYALSFAAGAMIFVVAKEIIPGSQEKGHVQIASISLMVGFALMMTLDVALG